In Anolis carolinensis isolate JA03-04 chromosome 4, rAnoCar3.1.pri, whole genome shotgun sequence, the genomic window attgtgttgatgtgagtaccaTGTGTTGTTGGGTGAGTAAATTTAaatatgttgaggtgggaacatctgacttgcgtgacaaaccttctgctgtcaagaattctatgactccatgttgcttaagtcacattgaccgaccgtctgcgcagcgttccatacttcgcactttaacaacacaactgttcaatgctaaggcttcctgacaaatggaactgtagaggagaatctactgaacaagccagtacctgccgcatcccagtactgccatctgttgaagagttacaaaggtggaggcattacttttcattcaaccctcatatgaaCAGGTAACAAAAAAAAGCATTAAGAAGTTAAGGCTTCCATACATACACACTATACTACTTTTTAGGCAAAATGTGAACTTGGATAGCATACAGCTCAACAACACTGCTAGAACTGTAAATAGATCCTGAGTTGAATAACattgatttttcttttacttGCAGTGAATAAATGAAAACAAGTGACTTTTACTTACTGAAAAATCTGCATCTTCTGCTCGCAAGTGATCTGCAATATAATGGACACCTTCCACAGCTAACTTCAAGGCAGGTGACATCAGCAATACCTGCTGGTCTTTGCTACCAAGAGTCTTGCTCCCATGCCCTGATGTGCTGGCTgattcattttttttacatttgcatTTGCAATGGATGGGTTTGGTTTTGGGCTGTTCCTCATTAAGATGGCACCGTGGGGAGGCTGGAGACCCACTGGATTGCCCATTGGTCTGGGATGACTCTTCTTGCAAGTAGCAGTATTGGATGCTCCTAGATCGGCAGCGTATGGTTCCTTCCTCTGCCTTCCCTGGGCTGCTGTACATCTGCTGGACACTGAGTGATCTACTTTTGGACATAGAGCTGGATTGGGAGTCCCGTGAGTGACAAGGAGGTTGCAGAGATGTGCAGCTAGCCCGAATGGGCTCTGCAAGCAACATGGAGTACTGGCCAGATGGTGACTTGCACAATGGGGGAGGCAGCTTTGCCTGGTCATCAAGATGGGTGCAAAAAGAGGATGTGGGCGACTGCTCATTGCTCTGAGGGCTATTGGACGATGAGGTAGTGAACTTGGGTTCCACTTCAGTCTCAGACCAGAACCGTTGTGAGTTGGCTATTTTGTGCATGGACTCAATGAGCTTCTTGCAGTTGTCCTTGACCGTCGTAGGGCGCTTCATGAAGAGAAGACGTGGTACAACATCAAGGAAAACTTTCCTCACCCAATCTGGCATGGTGTGAGTGCGGGGGGAGCGGTGGTGGACGTTGAGCACAAAGACAGTGATGATGATGGACAAGGTGACAAAGATCATGGTGAAGAGCAAGTACTCTCCAATCAAGGGGATGACCAACGAGGTTGAGGGGATGATCTCGGTGATGAGGAGAAGGAAGACAGTTAAGGACAACAGGACTGAGATGCAAAGAGTGATCTTCTCCCCACACTCTGAAGGCAAATAGAATACTAAGACTGTCAAGCAGGAGATTAGTagacaagggatgattaagttGATGGTGTAAAACAAAGGGAGGCGCCTGATGATGAAGGAATAGGTGATGTCAGGGTAGATCTCTGAGCAGCACTCATACTTCTTGATGTTGTAGTTGCCCACAGCGTTGATGATCACCCACTCTCCACTCTCCCAGTAGTCCAGCTGGTCCACATGGCGGTGCATGCTCTCCAGGTCTATCTTGGCCTTGTCATAGGTCCATGAGCCAAACTTCATGGTGCAGTTTTGCTGGTCAAAAGGGAAGAAGGTCACATCAATGCTGCAGGAGCTTTTGTAAATGGCTGGTGGCATCCATTTGATACGTCCGTCATAGAATAGGTGGGCTTTGGTGAGGTGGGTGACTGCAAAATCCCCATCTGCACTGTGTGAGAGAGGGAAAATtaataacagtaatataataataataataataatacatgttttATCCGCCTCTATCTATGCATCGAGGTGGGtaacaacaaaatgaaatacAGCAAAAAAGGCACACAGCACAGTTAAAAACTTGAAGACCAGTTAAAAATACAAAATCAGTGAAAAGAGAATTACtgtcagttttttaaaatcatgcatATTAAAATAATCAATTCATAATGTAAAAACtcataatttaaaaaccatctggataggcctgctgaaagagatTAGTCTTTAAAATCAAACAGCTGGATTTACTTCTAGTTCTCATCAAAATTTGGTGTGCAGAAACAGTGTATAGGAACAGATGAAATTAGTCCCCAAATTATAACAGTTGGTTAGCATTGATCTATTTATTCCTTCCAGTCTCTCTGCTTTCAGAAAACAGTTCATCAATAGTTCAGGGATGATCAGTGTGATACAAACAGATGGATTTGTAAAGACATGAATGCaacatatttgtgtgtatgtgtgtgtgtgtagtacaCTCATGTAAAAGTCTAaagattttagtcaaaaattcaatccccaaaacctgggtcaacttatccatagatcaatgtgagtactgtgtgttgaTTCTTATGACAAAGGATCCATCCCTTCTATGAGTAgagtagaagaagaagagagcTTACTCTGTCCTGGAAGAATTTAAAGAAGTATCAACCccttctactctctctgccatgataccacttctggcctttttagaTACCTGGGCGAGGAAAGGGTGGCAGCCAGGAGCAGCTGGGTCTCTGAAGCAGTGTTGGTGCTTTGTCCTTCCTGCATGATCCTCTACTTATATCAAAATTCACAATCTTGGCcttaaaacctgccctcaacgtatacatgaggttgacttatacatatttatataagtatataaatttgtaaaatatattttcacattCTCATGCTAAGATACACAGACGTCTTTAAATGCTGAAAGGAATCCTATCAGTTTGCCCCAACTAGAGCACATATATTGACTCAACgattagatcaatggttctcaacctgtgggtccccagatgttttggccttcaactcccagaaatcctaacagctgactgggatttctgggagttgtaagccaaaacatctggggacccacaggttgagaaccactgtattagatgaTGAACCAACAGGTAGGTAAAActctgattcagtgggtctacttttCATGGGACCAAACATGAGGATTCACACCACTGTTATTTCCAGAAATAAGCCAGAATTTGGATGGTTGATGCTCATAGAAGAAAATTTAATTCAAACAACCAGACATTATCAGCTGATCTTTACAACTATTTCTCAATTGTCCTGTGACTATGGCTGTCAATTCCACCTCAGTGACCTGTAAAATCTGCTGTATTACAGCTTCCACCACATACAAACAATATGCCATTGTCTGCTTGCACAAAAAAAATGTTATACTCTGACACAACTGTGGAAAGTCCTTATGTTGGCACATGCATGTATCCACACATGTAAAAGCATGAACAAATCCTGTCAACAGCTAAACACCTAAGATAAAGAAGTAAGTATTTCCAAAAGATACTAAGCAGAATGTTATAACCGTATTTTCAGTTGTTATCCCTAAACCAAGAGTTATAATTCAGAGGATGTAATACTTGCTTAAATGCAAGAAATAAGGAGATTACCTCTTTGGCAGCTTCTTTTGCACAAAGTTCATTTAAAATTAGGTCCCCATTTGTGGAAGTTAATGCAGCTTAACTCTGAACTTATTTTTCTGAGGCTATTGATTGTGGCTCATTAGATATTTTCTACACAGATGCTACCTATCGGCTTTAGATTTATGCATACATTATTCTATTTTCCATTCAAATGTAGGTTGGTTGGTTCATTTGCTTGCATAAACCTGCTGGGATTGCTAAAGGCAGTGGACTTCATTTGTAGTCCATAAATGAACTTGCTAAATGATTTAATCTCATGGAGCAATGTTCACAAAACCTTTTCAAAGATGCAAACATCTCAGAGAAAATTCACATAATCAGACATATTGGATTTAGCTAATTATATTAACCATTTGAACAGTTCCTGCCAAGCAGTATGTATTTGCATACATTCCTGTTTAGCACTGCGGCTGTTAATGGTGGTAtatggaaaggaggaagggagggagggagcatttTAATATTGGTGGGGCTAACAGATGGGAAGAAATGGAAAGGCAGAGGACCAAGTGAGAAAAACAAGGAAATGCATTTCCATGGATATATGATTCATTTTGGCTGCAGAAATGCACTAAAGCAGGGTCTCACACAGGGCTTTTCTCACATAAACTCTTTTGTTTGGTTCTCAGCAGGacagataaaaatattatacacagacacatatatattACTATGCTACTGCAAATTACTTTGAAGTGGTGACTGTAGATCATTTACTACtgtaggaaagtaggaaaatggGAAACTTTCTTAAGTTGAACTACAGCACTCGTGTGTTGCCCATTCCTGCAACTATATTAAAATCAGACTTGGGGAAAAATctaattctccccccccccatctctctctctcttccccaccccctctctccctccctataCTGCCAtcactacactgccatataatccagaatatcaaggcagataatccacattatctgctttgaactggattgagtccacactgccatataatccagttcaaagcagataatctggattttgtacatctgtgtagaaggggccttagtctcagTCTCTGTGGTGTTCAGAGGAGGttaaccaaaatggtaaaagctcTGAAAACCATACCCAAGGACTAGGACACCAAGTAATACAGggaaagaagttcttcctaaaccaatgatgggcaaccttttgcgcttggtgtgtcaaaattcattaaaaaaaaaaaaacctagcatgacttgggtggtgtgtcacttcgagaaaaaaaccatgatttcgcaatatgtatatttaaataacaaaaatgtataattgtaatatataactgtatttaataaatcaaaaactatttactaccattatttccatgtaaaacaatctatggtacctcttgcagtttccacactgatttctttctattctagtttcaatgtagtcatgaataatgaataatataataataatataataataataatatgataatatactacaataataatagaataataatagaatgatataatgataatgtaatgttcataattcccatgaagtaaacaacaaaaccactggaccaaatcacaccaaatttggccacaaaagacatactcatccaatcaatctgcaggcagcagcgtgtcagcaaaaatggctaggcgtgtcagtgctgacacacgtgtcataggttggccaacACTGTCCTAAACATTCAGAAGGACCTACTGATGTTGtgtgctgttcaacagtgaaatataCTGCCTCAGAACATAATGGACTCTCCATCACTGGATATTTTAAAgcagagtctgggtggccatctactGAGAATGCATGACAGGGGATAAGACTGGATCTCTCCCTCGTGGTCTCTTTAAACTCTGTATTTCTACAAGTGCACACAGCTGTGGCACAGCACACACTCTTACATCCAGAATCTGAGTATAGGCTAAACTGGCTTTCTTCATAAGCAGTGAACTTCCTCTAGTCAAACTATTGGAAGCAAATTTTCAGTTCATTTCTTGCCAACCTGACTCAGCTTTCTAAGTACTAGATTTATGACTTTTGGACTGTTTATTAACTCTTCTACTTTGACTCCCTGAACTCCATTTTAATTTACAGCTTCTTGACCTTGGACTGTTTGTTATCACTGTTGCTGCAGCTTCTGAACTCTGGGCAGTGTGAATCCTGCTTCAGTTTTGAGAGCAAGCTGTTAAGATATATGGCTAAGTTGCAGTGGGATCACTACCAGGTATGCAGGTGTGtctgtgtgttaagagaaaaacacgcTGGGGTTAATTGCAACTACAGTCTAGGTAATCAAGGTTGTTCAGTTTGGGCAACTCCCAGAGGGATATAACTGGGGAGAGTTTGTCCCATGAGTTGGGCCAAATTTGTGTTTGCTCTTGCAAGTCTTGCGGAAAGTTGAGTTTACTGAACATTTGCTGGAAGCCTTGCTACTCAGTACAAAGCTCCTAACTGGCAGCAGCTCCATGCTGCTGACTAGTATTTCTACATCAAAGGAACAATGAAGGATTTATTTCTATGGACTATGAATGAGTGTGATACAAAAAAGAAATTGTGGCTATACTGCTGATTGTGTTTTCTGAAGTCACTGCTCTgaatacttaagagtaaatttctgTTTTTGCATCCTTCATATTTgtgttgcatatttttgaactggctAACTGTGCAATCTTAGACCAGCAATCTCAATGCATGGAACAAACCACAACACAAGGCTGTATTAGAAGGAGGGTGAGGGTAGCCGAATATTGATAGTCAAAGCACAATGACATGGGTATTTTCTAGGACCTTCTGTCCTCTTCCAAAAGTTCCAGTGGATAACATCAGCACTGTGTACCCATTATAAGAATATTATTGAACAATTATCTTTGAGTCATTCTAGTTTCCACCCTGCCCTACTTGACTGTGTTGGGAAGTTGTAAAAAGAGGTGAGAATAGTTTTCTGGCTCTacacaaaaaggagaaaagaacaaaaaaagggATTCATCTGATCAGGTTTCAGCACTACTAAAACCCCCAAAAAGCCTGTTCTTTCCATCCTTACCCTGACATGGCAGTCTGCTATTGACTGAGATCATAGCATTACAACAGATATATTTAGGGAAATTTTAATCCAGCAGGCTAATGTTAACCTGTGATTGTTCTGCAATTCTATGTACACATCAGGAGGCAAAGCACTAGGTATAGCACATTTGTCGCTCTTTCTGTCTTGGGGGGCTTCCAGACACTCAAGGAAACCCCCAAGACTACTGTTCTGTTTGGCTAGGGTTCAATACTGACTATGGTTATAATAGGTTCCCTGTAACTGTGGGACCCATATCCATAGTTTCATTTACCATGCCTGGGGGGAATTTGctagagagctgttcggcagtggaactctctcccctgggctgtggtggaggttcctttttggaggcttttaagcagaggttggatgaccttctgtcggggatgctttgaatgtgatttcctgcttcttggcagggggttggactggatagcccatgaggtctcttcaaactctatcattctatgattctataattctatgctaGGTTCACTACATGATTCTCTGATATGCTTCCCCTGGAGGTTGCTGCAAAGTTGTGTTGAGAGTCCTAGGAAATTCCTAGGGAGGATATCTCTTTAGCAATCTCTAGATCAGGCTTGCACAACCtgcggctctccaggtgtttggagcTCCAAATCCAAGAAGCTATagctagcttgtccaatggtcaggaattcaggGAACTgatatccaaaacatctggatggtcacaggttgtgcaggcctgctctaaatCCTCCAACTCCATAGTATGTTAGGACTGGAAGTCAGATAATTTAATGGTATATGTTCATATCTGAAGTTTCAGGTAAGCACCGTCCTGGGAACATATCCTTCATGGACATTGTGATACTGCTTTTCTTCGGTAATACTTGTTTCTAAGAAGTCCTCAGAATCATGCATTGCAGATAGGATAACCTGGAAAATTGGGTCAGTACTATTCAAAGTGGTGGTCTATGGACAAATACAGCTCCCTTGGCTTTTGGCTACTCATTTCTGGTGTATTTCTGGGCAGGGAGGGAGAAACAACTatagcttttttttcatgtcaggagcaaccggagttgcttctggagtgagagaattggccgtctgcaaggacgttgcccaggggacgcctggatgttttgatgttttaccatccttgtggcaggcttctctcatgtccccgcatggagctggagctgatagaggaagctcatccgcgtgggattcgaacctggcagccttcaggtcagcaacccaaccttcaagtcacaaggcttttatcccctaggcatATAGCTAATGGATACAAATATACTTCTCTCTAGAAAAGTTGGAGGGGGAGATCACAACTTTGTCAGTGTATTTGAGAAGCATTGGTCTTGGCACCCACTGTTTTCTCATATTTGACAATGTGGATTAACAAGGCCCCAATGGGATCACAGCAGTATGGGCCAGAGCTGCCACTTTGCTTTCCACCTCAAGTGGTGGGAGAGTTCAGGCTGCGTTCTCAGATGTGAAAAGGGTAAATTACATCCTgggaataattttaaaagaaactaaAAATAAAGCTTCCAAGTTCATAATGCCTTTAGTTGCTACATATGAGTGATGTGGAATATAACTTGGAATATAACACACATTTTGATAATCTAACTCAAGGAAGCTATCAAAGAGCAGAAAAAGTACACAATTCAGaacaacttgtcaatatccctcttgaatggTGATGCTTGGAGCTGGTGAACGCCACCATTCCTGGTGAGAACTGATCAAAGTAGAACAGAGTGGTACTAATCTTTCCTTCAATCTAGACCTGTACTCCTATTGGCGCATCCCAGAATATGATTGCCTTTTaaagctgctgcatcatattcttaactcatgttcatcttgtggtctactaagaatCCTAAATTCACATATACTATCACCTGTCTTATGCCTGTGCACTTCATTTATTTTCTGACTAAATGaaatatcttacatttctcccggttgaaattcattttgttagttttggcccagttctccaACCTGTTAAGGTTATTTTGCATTCtgattctgtcttctggagtattatctatctatctcaatttGGTGTTATCTGAAAATTTAATAGACACGCACAATGTTACTGTTCAGTGCAAGGGTTGGATCACACAATTCATGCATAACTCTGCATGCTGCACAATCCTGGTGTGGGATTTAAACCAGAACGTCATTTCATGGGGTTATACTGAGGCACAGGCTTATTCTAGCAATGTGGTTTTCTTAATGAGTCAGCCCAGACAGTTCCCTTACAGTCAAGGACACCAAACATTTTTGGAACAGATGGAGGTCAAAGCCAATCTCAGTTGCTCAGATCTCCTCAGTTCATCCCATTCCTAGTCTAGTTGACAACTCAATTCCTACCACCTCTAACCCTGAATGCTCCATCATCCCACCCTACTCATCATATTCTATGCACTGGGAATCTCCTTTAGCAAAGGCAAGTAAAAGTGATTCAAATCCCTGTGCAGTTTCTGTC contains:
- the chrna4 gene encoding neuronal acetylcholine receptor subunit alpha-4 isoform X3 is translated as MNFVQKKLPKSADGDFAVTHLTKAHLFYDGRIKWMPPAIYKSSCSIDVTFFPFDQQNCTMKFGSWTYDKAKIDLESMHRHVDQLDYWESGEWVIINAVGNYNIKKYECCSEIYPDITYSFIIRRLPLFYTINLIIPCLLISCLTVLVFYLPSECGEKITLCISVLLSLTVFLLLITEIIPSTSLVIPLIGEYLLFTMIFVTLSIIITVFVLNVHHRSPRTHTMPDWVRKVFLDVVPRLLFMKRPTTVKDNCKKLIESMHKIANSQRFWSETEVEPKFTTSSSNSPQSNEQSPTSSFCTHLDDQAKLPPPLCKSPSGQYSMLLAEPIRASCTSLQPPCHSRDSQSSSMSKSRSLSVQQMYSSPGKAEEGTIRCRSRSIQYCYLQEESSQTNGQSSGSPASPRCHLNEEQPKTKPIHCKCKCKKNESASTSGHGSKTLGSKDQQVLLMSPALKLAVEGVHYIADHLRAEDADFSVKEDWKYVAMVIDRIFLWMFIIVCLLGTVGLFLPPWLAGMI
- the chrna4 gene encoding neuronal acetylcholine receptor subunit alpha-4 isoform X2; the protein is MIINYAGILKNTKMLHRYEFPLSSFGGQTLFFTTNGDFAVTHLTKAHLFYDGRIKWMPPAIYKSSCSIDVTFFPFDQQNCTMKFGSWTYDKAKIDLESMHRHVDQLDYWESGEWVIINAVGNYNIKKYECCSEIYPDITYSFIIRRLPLFYTINLIIPCLLISCLTVLVFYLPSECGEKITLCISVLLSLTVFLLLITEIIPSTSLVIPLIGEYLLFTMIFVTLSIIITVFVLNVHHRSPRTHTMPDWVRKVFLDVVPRLLFMKRPTTVKDNCKKLIESMHKIANSQRFWSETEVEPKFTTSSSNSPQSNEQSPTSSFCTHLDDQAKLPPPLCKSPSGQYSMLLAEPIRASCTSLQPPCHSRDSQSSSMSKSRSLSVQQMYSSPGKAEEGTIRCRSRSIQYCYLQEESSQTNGQSSGSPASPRCHLNEEQPKTKPIHCKCKCKKNESASTSGHGSKTLGSKDQQVLLMSPALKLAVEGVHYIADHLRAEDADFSVKEDWKYVAMVIDRIFLWMFIIVCLLGTVGLFLPPWLAGMI
- the chrna4 gene encoding neuronal acetylcholine receptor subunit alpha-4 isoform X1, with translation MGPLAFQEQLILLLCANFFPAFSHVETRAHAEERLLKKLFSGYNKWSRPVANISDVVIVRFGLSIAQLIDVDEKNQMMTTNVWVKQEWHDYKLRWDPEEYENVTSIRIPSELIWRPDIVLYNNADGDFAVTHLTKAHLFYDGRIKWMPPAIYKSSCSIDVTFFPFDQQNCTMKFGSWTYDKAKIDLESMHRHVDQLDYWESGEWVIINAVGNYNIKKYECCSEIYPDITYSFIIRRLPLFYTINLIIPCLLISCLTVLVFYLPSECGEKITLCISVLLSLTVFLLLITEIIPSTSLVIPLIGEYLLFTMIFVTLSIIITVFVLNVHHRSPRTHTMPDWVRKVFLDVVPRLLFMKRPTTVKDNCKKLIESMHKIANSQRFWSETEVEPKFTTSSSNSPQSNEQSPTSSFCTHLDDQAKLPPPLCKSPSGQYSMLLAEPIRASCTSLQPPCHSRDSQSSSMSKSRSLSVQQMYSSPGKAEEGTIRCRSRSIQYCYLQEESSQTNGQSSGSPASPRCHLNEEQPKTKPIHCKCKCKKNESASTSGHGSKTLGSKDQQVLLMSPALKLAVEGVHYIADHLRAEDADFSVKEDWKYVAMVIDRIFLWMFIIVCLLGTVGLFLPPWLAGMI